The Daphnia pulicaria isolate SC F1-1A chromosome 12, SC_F0-13Bv2, whole genome shotgun sequence genome contains a region encoding:
- the LOC124316714 gene encoding uncharacterized protein LOC124316714, producing MEYGNFLVEIYERANNHEAATASPTRYFYSPLALLDHSSAVSSYNVVTKQQEMRFRIVMWSNKVQKQVVKYLNEIVGHEIKSDQVRVLPLEKVLLTSYTPPVDFWLNPWWTYYDKSKILSLSLTCYDRKVCDKLANLMRTNPEHLNHLKLLYSLSSQTSQTKQAYITIDSITSGRLVLTLLKKFQMTNQIYLTANDEKKMLKETATNILMDTFDDSEVWSRNSEVQIFNILKGLLVTSRTTIEEESDKIWDSVFWDDDNYRPDKTAKTLNEIVNKLDKDSQKKLTDMFKKAEKHSVNSNSWDDVNRISSIISGKMANDFDFDAVKKLLEESRDHVQWNGEKFVPKPIQLSRIKLATFRDSQSFQDRNVSVHYTTADLSAPIKFEEFAGLTIADELTD from the exons ATGGAGTACGGCAACTTTCTCGTTGAAATTTACGAACGCGCCAATAATCACGAGGCAGCAACAGCCAGCCCAACAAGGTATTTCTACTCTCCTCTCGCGCTATTGGACCACTCAAGTGCCGTTAGTTCTTACAACGTAGTGACGAAACAACAAGAGATGAGATTCCGCATTGTAATGTGGAGCAACAAAGTCCAAAAACAAGTCGTGAAATATTTGAACGAGATCGTCGGCCACGAAATTAAATCCGATCAAGTGAGAGTCCTCCCCTTGGAGAAGGTCCTTCTTACTAGTTACACACCCCCAGTGGATTTTTGGCTGAATCCATGGTGGACGTACTATGACAAGAGCAAAATTTTAAGTCTTTCTCTGACGTGTTATGACCGGAAAGTTTGCGACAAACTGGCCAATCTAATGCGGACCAACCCCGAACATTTAAACCATTTGAAACTCCTGTACAGTTTGTCATCGCAGACGTCACAAACCAAACAGGCGTATATCACCATCGACAGTATCACTTCCGGTCGATTGGTCTTGActcttttaaagaaatttcaaatgacaaaTCAGATTTATCTGACGGCCAACgacgagaagaaaatgttgaaggaAACGGCCACAAACATCCTAATGGACACATTTGATGACTCCGAGGTTTGGTCTAGAAACTCGgaagttcaaattttcaatattttaaaaggatTGCTGGTCACATCCAGGACGACCATCGAAGAAGAAAGTGACAAAATCTGGGACTCTGTTTTCTGGGATGACGACAATTACCGGCCGGACAAGACGGCCAAAACTTTGAACGAAATCGTCAACAAACTGGACAAGGACtctcaaaagaaattgacaGACATGTTTAAAAAAGCGGAGAAACATTCGGTCAATTCAAACAGTTGGGATGACGTGAATAGAATCAGTTCAATCATTTCAGGGAAAATGGCCAACGATTTCGATTTCGACGccgttaaaaaattattagaagAAAGTAGAGACCACGTCCAATGGAACGGGGAGAAGTTCGTGCCCAAACCCATTCAACTGAGCAGAATCAAATTGGCCACATTTCGTGATTCCCAATCGTTTCAGGATCGGAACGTTAGTGTCCATTACACGACCGCCGATCTGTCGGCgccgataaaatttgaagaattcGCAGGACTGACCATCGCTGATGAACTCACag ATTGA